Proteins from a single region of Streptomyces spinoverrucosus:
- a CDS encoding enoyl-CoA hydratase/isomerase family protein — translation MSGLRVSVDKDTGVAVVTLDRPARLNAVDLELAGELATTWREFRYDDSVRAVVLTGAGERAFCTGIDRDVSVPQPGSPYMQDDPLLKVGPKANDLWKPVVAAVAGMACGGAFYLLGEAEFVVADETATFFDPHTTYGMVSAYESMLMAQRMPYGEAARIALMGTAERISARRAYEVGLVSEVTPVGEALASASRCATVLAGYPPEAVQGTVRALWAGREAALSAAYAQAPALIALGNLPAGRQAELFAARRNGGHRVR, via the coding sequence GTGAGCGGCCTCCGCGTCAGCGTCGACAAGGACACCGGCGTCGCCGTCGTCACCCTCGACCGGCCCGCGCGGCTCAACGCCGTCGACCTCGAACTGGCCGGCGAACTCGCCACCACCTGGCGGGAGTTCCGCTACGACGACTCCGTTCGGGCCGTCGTCCTCACCGGCGCCGGGGAGCGGGCCTTCTGCACCGGCATCGACCGGGACGTCTCCGTGCCCCAGCCGGGATCGCCGTACATGCAGGACGATCCGCTGCTCAAGGTCGGGCCGAAGGCGAACGACCTGTGGAAGCCGGTCGTCGCGGCCGTGGCCGGGATGGCCTGCGGCGGGGCCTTCTATCTGCTCGGGGAGGCGGAGTTCGTGGTGGCGGACGAGACGGCCACCTTCTTCGACCCGCACACCACGTACGGGATGGTCAGCGCGTACGAGTCGATGCTGATGGCGCAGCGGATGCCGTACGGGGAGGCCGCCCGGATCGCGCTGATGGGGACGGCGGAACGGATCTCGGCGCGGCGGGCGTACGAGGTGGGGCTGGTGTCCGAAGTCACCCCGGTCGGCGAGGCGTTGGCTTCGGCCAGCCGCTGCGCCACGGTGCTCGCCGGGTACCCTCCCGAGGCCGTGCAAGGGACCGTGCGGGCCCTGTGGGCGGGCCGGGAGGCGGCCCTGTCGGCGGCGTACGCGCAGGCACCCGCACTCATCGCGCTGGGGAATCTGCCGGCCGGGCGGCAGGCGGAGCTGTTCGCCGCCCGGCGAAACGGTGGGCACCGCGTCCGATGA
- a CDS encoding Zn-ribbon domain-containing OB-fold protein, whose protein sequence is MLSPVVDPEGAPFWRYAAQGELRVQACADCGEPRFPPRPCCPHCQSFATEWRRMSGLGRVWSYVVPHPPLLPDYAEQAPYNVIVVELAEAPRIRLVGNLVARPGARLDSLPPDRVRIGAKVRVVFTDDGMPQWVYA, encoded by the coding sequence ATGCTGAGTCCCGTCGTCGATCCCGAGGGCGCCCCCTTCTGGCGGTACGCCGCCCAGGGCGAGCTGCGTGTCCAGGCGTGCGCCGACTGCGGCGAACCCCGCTTTCCGCCCCGCCCCTGCTGTCCGCACTGCCAGTCCTTCGCGACCGAGTGGCGCCGGATGTCCGGGCTCGGGCGCGTCTGGTCGTACGTCGTCCCCCATCCGCCCCTGCTGCCCGACTACGCCGAGCAGGCGCCGTACAACGTGATCGTCGTGGAGCTGGCGGAGGCGCCGAGGATACGGCTCGTCGGCAACCTCGTCGCCCGTCCCGGCGCGCGCCTCGACTCCCTGCCGCCGGACCGGGTCCGGATCGGCGCGAAGGTGCGCGTCGTCTTCACCGACGACGGGATGCCGCAGTGGGTGTACGCGTGA
- a CDS encoding lipid-transfer protein — protein sequence MAGLKDATAIVGIGRTAFAKHLPDDERTLACRAVLAALDDAGIAPGEVDALASYTMEETDEVELSKAVGFGDLTFFSKVGYGGGGSCATVAHLAAAIAAGQASVGVAWRSRKRGSGPRPWTNTAVQLPTPGQWTRPFGLLRPADEIAMLTRRYMHEYGATRDHLFNVALACRNRANQNPAAIMYDRPLTREMYMTSRWISEPLCLFDNCLESDGALACVVVSRERARDCRQRPVYVHSAAQGLPAQHHGMVNYWNDDPLTGPAWTAARHLWKHADFTPQDVDVAQIYDAFTPLIPLSLEGYGFCGRGEGGAFTEGGALEIGGRLPLNTAGGGLSEAYVHGFNLITEGVRQLRGTSTAQVPGAATCLVTAGEGVPTSALLLRS from the coding sequence ATGGCAGGCCTCAAGGACGCCACCGCGATCGTCGGCATCGGCCGGACCGCCTTCGCCAAGCACCTCCCGGACGACGAACGGACCCTCGCCTGCCGAGCCGTCCTCGCCGCCCTGGACGACGCCGGGATCGCGCCCGGCGAGGTCGACGCGCTGGCCTCGTACACCATGGAGGAGACCGACGAGGTCGAGCTGTCGAAGGCCGTCGGGTTCGGTGACCTCACCTTCTTCAGCAAGGTCGGGTACGGGGGCGGGGGTTCGTGCGCGACCGTGGCGCATCTCGCCGCCGCGATAGCCGCCGGGCAGGCGAGCGTGGGCGTGGCCTGGCGGTCGCGGAAGCGGGGCAGCGGGCCCCGGCCGTGGACCAACACCGCCGTGCAGCTGCCCACGCCGGGCCAGTGGACGCGGCCCTTCGGGCTGCTGCGGCCGGCGGACGAGATCGCCATGCTCACGCGGCGCTACATGCACGAGTACGGGGCCACCCGGGACCATCTGTTCAACGTGGCCCTCGCCTGCCGCAACCGGGCCAACCAGAACCCCGCCGCGATCATGTACGACCGCCCCCTCACCCGCGAGATGTACATGACCTCGCGCTGGATCAGCGAACCCCTCTGCCTCTTCGACAACTGCCTGGAGTCGGACGGCGCGTTGGCCTGTGTCGTCGTCTCACGCGAGCGGGCCCGGGACTGCCGGCAGCGGCCGGTGTACGTGCACTCCGCCGCGCAGGGGCTGCCCGCCCAGCACCACGGCATGGTCAACTACTGGAACGACGACCCGCTCACCGGGCCCGCCTGGACCGCCGCCCGGCATCTGTGGAAGCACGCCGACTTCACTCCACAGGATGTGGACGTGGCGCAGATCTACGACGCGTTCACGCCGCTCATCCCGCTGTCCCTGGAGGGATACGGGTTCTGCGGGCGAGGGGAGGGTGGGGCGTTCACCGAGGGCGGCGCGCTGGAGATCGGCGGGCGGCTTCCGCTCAACACCGCCGGTGGCGGGCTGAGCGAGGCGTACGTCCACGGGTTCAACCTCATCACCGAGGGCGTGCGGCAACTGCGCGGGACCAGCACCGCCCAGGTGCCGGGCGCCGCGACCTGTCTGGTCACCGCCGGTGAAGGGGTCCCCACGTCCGCGCTGCTGCTGAGGAGTTGA